A genomic stretch from Strongyloides ratti genome assembly S_ratti_ED321, chromosome : 1 includes:
- a CDS encoding ShKT domain-containing protein, whose amino-acid sequence MYCSGTCKDNHVYCGAWALKDFCQKETVKKYMNDNSFLLLDNSKSFWITKHRRTRQWRTRQWWTKQWKTRQWRTRQWKTRQWWTKAVVDKSSGGQSSGGQGRGEQGRGEQGSGVQGSGVQGREEQGSGVQDTGEQDTGGKVTGEQGSGGHGSGKQGSGGPAMEDESMEDQHWSTKQWRTNQ is encoded by the exons atgtacTGTAGTGGAACATGTAAAGATAATCATGTTTATTGTGGAGCTTGGgcattaaaagatttttgtCAAAAAGAAACTGTTAAGAAATATATGAAtgataatt CTTTTCTACTGCTAGACAATTCAAAGTCATTTTGGATTACAAAGCACAGGAGAACAAGGCAGTGGAGGACAAGGCAGTGGTGGACAAAGCAGTGGAAAACAAGGCAGTGGAGGACAAGGCAGTGGAAAACAAGGCAGTGGTGGACAAAAGCAGTGGTGGACAAAAGCAGTGGTGGACAAAGCAGTGGAGGACAAGGCAGAGGAGAACAAGGCAGAGGAGAACAAGGCAGTGGAGTACAAGGCAGTGGAGTACAAGGCAGAGAAGAACAAGGCAGTGGAGTACAAGACACTGGAGAACAAGACACTGGAGGTAAAGTCACTGGAGAACAAGGCAGTGGAGGACATGGCAGTGGAAAGCAAGGCAGTGGAGGACCAGCAATGGAGGACGAATCAATGGAAGATCAGCACTGGAGTACAAAGCAGTGGAGAACAAATCAATGA
- a CDS encoding Serine/threonine-protein kinase pim-2: MIFKIRNNLFNKKVNAMLKKKFHNWSMRLTYHFSCLHPQEHSLKCFRSQYKLLEEIGRGGFGIVYKAVRLSDGSPVAVKYILHQHVRDWKIVDRQMIPSEAAHLQAVCGMPGIIRIIDWFANSKGFLIVMERPENCMDLFDVISGYGRLDEPMARLIFKQVIEATYQLFTKHSLVHRDIKDENLILDMDSGEIKMVDFGAADYLESAKNKGFQGTKSYCPPEWFKKKLYLPMESTCWSLGVLLYLIVTGLLPFKNEIQICVGKITFPEGISKECQHLIRRLLCISPEGRADLKEVLNHAWMQMKVEKLKQPFQLELRRRSVKKRSRRRRGESVFDGVSDDDEDMECMHRRFKRSSEESVAKALDIPREVILAAEARRKSLQTGNIHSIRQKYKDDNKYFSNEILNKDKTNLPSYGTVSKQQIIIDSKDEGNKLSRMYTNSYYNGLSVEERRRTFKNKGRSKVDQLRSCPLSTETGDIITQSQDVFASADDQFPVSFPKNNPYRSFTSSTRSRERTILMDDKTHTSTLAKLNSSFETAIEDDANSVTLSSTFTFYSANEEQVDEPIYPQNERNFNKLSNVRNIFNCDNDIFNDKKESTGNLMTSSIHTNKYFPSTSSITSVSTTLMIRNNEFKNSVDCTSDSDYERDDLSFQSHEDDVYYSSGIVKGLSSRSLNKGLNKKNDKDRKYSMGNLQDYKVSLPNNSNFGNLINEKYVNKNEDKHSDDSKIYQRRFSSVTDYNNLKTSSNFLSPSPSKLSSSSGEVVKENAKKSLSYFTQDLSEMPCQSLLKLTNRRDESNIINNRQQTSHRYEREISPLRFPLAVFDVNQVLKKKENNSITADIY, from the exons atgatttttaaaataagaaataatttatttaataaaaag gtCAATGCGATGCTAAAGAAGAAATTTCATAATTGGTCTATGAGACTAACATATCATTTTAGTTGCCTTCATCCGCAag AACATAGTTTAAAATGCTTTCGATcacaatataaattattagaagAGATTGGAAGAGGTGGATTTGGAATTGTTTATAAAGCAGTCAGATTATCTGATGGTTCACCTGTTGcagtaaaatatattcttcaTCAACATGTTAGGGATTGGAAAATt gTTGATAGGCAAATGATACCATCAGAAGCGGCACATCTTCAAGCAGTATGTGGAATGCCAGGAATAATTAGAATTATAGATTGGTTTGCCAATTCAAAAGGTTTTCTTATTGTTATGGAAAGACCAGAAAATTGTATGGATTTATTTGATGTAATCTCTGGATATGGGAGATTAGATGAACCTATGGCaagattaatatttaaacaagTTATTGAAGCAACATAtcaattatttacaaaacaTTCTCTTGTTCATAGAGATATTAAagatgaaaatttaattttagatatGGATTCTGGGGAAATTAAAATGGTTGATTTTGGTGCAGCTGATTATTTAGAATCAGCTAAAAATAAAGGATTTCAAGGAACAAAATCTTATTGTCCTCCAGAatggtttaaaaaaaagttatatttacCAATGGAGTCAACTTGTTGGAGTTTAGGGGTTTTGTTATATCTTATTGTTACGGGTTTATTaccatttaaaaatgaaatacaAATATGTGTAGGAAAGATAACATTTCCAGAAGGAATATCAAAAGAATGTCAACATTTAATAAGAAGATTATTATGTATATCACCAGAAGGGAGAGCTGATCTAAAAGAGGTACTAAATCATGCTTGGATGCAAATGAaagttgaaaaattaaaacaaccATTTCAATTAGAATTAAGAAGAAGATcagtaaaaaaaagaagtagaAGAAGAAGAGGAGAAAGTGTTTTTGATGGAGTATctgatgatgatgaagatATGGAATGTATGCATAGGAGATTTAAAAGAAGTTCTGAGGAATCTGTTGCTAAGGCTCTCGATATACCTCGTGAAGTTATCTTAGCTGCTGAAGCTAGAAGAAAAAGTTTACAAACTGGTAATATTCATTCCATTcgacaaaaatataaagatgataataaatatttttcaaatgaaatacttaataaagataaaactAATTTACCTTCTTATGGTACAGTATCAAaacaacaaataattatagaTTCTAAAGATGAAGGAAATAAGTTATCACGAATGTATACAAATTCATATTATAATGGTTTGTCAGTTGAAGAAAGAAGGagaacatttaaaaataaaggtCGTTCTAAGGTTGATCAGTTACGTTCATGTCCATTGTCAACAGAAACAGGTGATATAATAACACAATCTCAAGATGTTTTTGCCTCTGCTGATGATCAATTTCCTGTCTCATTTCCAAAGAATAATCCTTATCGTTCATTTACATCATCAACACGGTCTCGTGAAAGAACAATTTTAATGGATGACAAAACCCATACTTCTACTTTAGCTAAACTTAATAGTTCATTTGAAACAGCAATTGAAGATGATGCTAATTCTGTTACATTATCCTCAACATTTACTTTTTACTCAGCAAATGAAGAACAGGTGGATGAACCTATTTATCCACAAAATGAAAGgaactttaataaattatcaaatgttagaaatatatttaattgtgataatgatatatttaatgataaaaaagaaagtacTGGTAATTTGATGACTTCTAGTATTCATACTAATAAGTACTTTCCTTCAACTTCTTCTATAACATCAGTCTCAACAACAttaatgataagaaataatgaatttaaaaatagtgtTGATTGTACTTCTGATAGTGATTATGAAAGAGATGATTTAAGTTTTCAGTCACATGAAGATGATGTATATTATTCTTCTGGTATTGTTAAAGGTTTAAGTTCAAGATCATTAAATAAaggattaaataaaaaaaatgataaagataGAAAATATTCAATGGGAAATTTGCAAGATTACAAAGTTTCACTTCCCAATAATTCTAACTTTGGAAATTTAATCAATGAAAAGTATGTAAAcaaaaatgaagataaacATAGTGAtgattcaaaaatttatcaacGGCGATTTTCTTCTGTAActgattataataatttaaaaacaagtTCCAATTTTTTGTCACCATCTCCATCAAAATTGTCATCTTCTTCAGGAGAGGTTGTCAAAGAAAATgctaaaaaatcattatcatattttaccCAAGATTTAAGCGAAATGCCTTGTCAAAGTTTGTTAAAACTTACTAATCGGAGAGATGaaagtaatataattaataatagacAGCAGACATCACATCGATATGAAAGAGAAATTTCTCCTCTCCGTTTTCCATTGGCAGTTTTTGATGTTAATCAagttctaaaaaaaaaagaaaataacaGTATTACAGCcgatatttattaa